From a region of the Panicum virgatum strain AP13 chromosome 2K, P.virgatum_v5, whole genome shotgun sequence genome:
- the LOC120681569 gene encoding uncharacterized protein LOC120681569: MLPRSRALGSAARRLGLVAAPAPARASSASAARRPCPPSDGDEAGEDELLRPPHGQPLEERRWPRRGEQQHRVMLQPIVEAPSIINKTTRTYGAEANPTTLLLPRNTIWFVDQTHPIGRWLGAPKTPRGHARYCPTGHGNRPTTPATWESDGPDPATARPIQRRRRRPREHAPAAARAAETPKFPARKQLPSP; the protein is encoded by the exons ATGCTTCCAAGGTCCAGGGCCTTGGGATCAGCGGCGCGGCGCTTGGGCCTGGTCGCGGCTCCAgcccccgcgcgcgcgtccTCGGCTtcggcagcgcggcggccgtgCCCGCCGTCCGACGGCGACGAGGCCGGGGAGGATGAGCTTCTTCGGCCGCCCCACGGGCAGCCGctggaggagcggcggtggccTCGCCGCGGAGAGCAGCAGCATCG GGTAATGCTCCAACCAATCGTCGAGGCGCCATCAATAATTAACAAAACGACACGTACGTATGGGGCAGAGGCGAACCCAACTACTCTACTGTTGCCACGCAACACGATATGGTTCGTAGACCAGACCCACCCGATCGGTCGTTGGCTCG gtgcGCCCAAGACGCCAAGAGGTCATGCTCGGTACTGCCCCACTG GCCACGGCAACCGGCCAACCACTCCAGCAACTTGGGAATCCGACGGCCCTGATcccgccaccgcgcgcccgaTCCAACGGCGGAGGCGCCGTCCGCGGGAACACGCCcctgcggccgcgcgcgcggcggaaaCACCGAAGTTTCCAGCCCGCAAACAGTTGCCATCGCCGTAA